In Nitrospirota bacterium, a single window of DNA contains:
- a CDS encoding GAF domain-containing protein: MKRHQDDMCALCGELAKARNLDTTLNILAKNITEIMDVKGSTIRLLDEKNQTLEIVAAYGLSKKYLKKGPVVLKKHPVDQKVLKGKTVKTKNILKEPHVLYLEEAKREGIKSVLSVPLMADKRAIGVVRVYTAAPHDFTAGEIERLRALAFLGGILADRARIWDEMRALIKISQSISSTLSLDKVLQMIVENAAKTLRLRASSIRLLDEEKGTLEVKAAYGLSRAYLGKGPVEVAKSPIDRECLRCKVVSAPDIRKDKRLQYPDEIISEGIMSLLSLPLTVRGKAIGVLRVYTSIPYTFSESEIDFLSALACQGAIAIENARLFEHIKTEYKDLTRDVWKWYDWGTHFPKI, encoded by the coding sequence ATGAAGAGACATCAAGACGATATGTGCGCTCTCTGCGGTGAACTGGCTAAGGCGCGCAACCTCGATACCACACTGAACATCCTCGCAAAAAATATCACAGAGATTATGGATGTTAAAGGCTCAACAATCAGGCTGCTTGATGAAAAGAATCAGACCCTTGAGATTGTGGCTGCATACGGCCTGAGCAAGAAATATCTGAAAAAAGGCCCTGTTGTTCTGAAAAAACATCCTGTGGATCAGAAGGTTCTTAAAGGAAAGACTGTAAAGACTAAGAACATATTGAAAGAGCCGCATGTCCTGTATCTTGAGGAGGCTAAGAGAGAGGGCATCAAATCAGTGCTCAGCGTTCCGCTTATGGCGGATAAGAGGGCTATAGGCGTTGTCAGGGTCTATACAGCAGCGCCTCATGATTTTACCGCCGGAGAGATAGAGAGGCTCAGGGCGCTTGCATTTCTGGGAGGCATACTTGCAGACAGGGCAAGGATATGGGATGAAATGCGCGCCTTGATAAAAATATCCCAGTCCATAAGTTCAACCCTTTCACTCGATAAAGTTCTCCAGATGATAGTGGAAAATGCCGCAAAGACGTTAAGGCTGAGGGCTTCATCAATCAGGCTTCTTGACGAGGAAAAAGGGACGCTTGAGGTCAAGGCAGCTTACGGCTTGAGCAGGGCATATCTGGGAAAAGGGCCGGTTGAAGTTGCGAAGAGCCCCATAGACAGAGAGTGCCTGAGATGTAAGGTTGTATCAGCGCCTGACATCAGGAAAGACAAAAGGCTTCAGTATCCGGATGAGATAATAAGTGAAGGCATAATGTCGCTTCTTTCTCTGCCCCTTACTGTCAGGGGGAAAGCAATAGGAGTCCTCAGGGTATATACATCTATCCCTTATACCTTCAGCGAATCAGAGATAGATTTTCTTTCTGCCCTTGCCTGTCAGGGCGCTATTGCAATAGAAAATGCACGCCTGTTTGAGCATATAAAAA
- a CDS encoding RHS repeat-associated core domain-containing protein, with protein MKNSVLVLVAILSLFLYAGISEARWYDPESGRFLSEDPIGFEGGDVNLYTYVGNNPVNRKDPLGLTWKSNWNFFWDWTLGQGSNNRFYGPNTVETQEMQNSIGVQNLRYEFKKGGCKSLGKGKYGTVEAYWDTTVNPLTADLSSTSAQVGGFAGASIINNGNSTVTFTITNVAGTYSFFLHAVPNRTSNTGAMRSITQTFQWTEPANNCGCK; from the coding sequence ATGAAGAATTCAGTTCTTGTTCTCGTTGCGATTTTATCACTGTTCTTATATGCCGGTATTTCAGAAGCTCGTTGGTATGATCCCGAAAGCGGAAGATTCCTTAGCGAAGATCCTATTGGGTTCGAGGGCGGGGATGTGAATCTCTATACGTATGTCGGTAATAATCCGGTGAACCGTAAAGACCCTTTAGGGCTTACTTGGAAAAGCAATTGGAACTTCTTCTGGGATTGGACACTTGGTCAAGGCAGTAACAACAGGTTCTATGGTCCTAACACTGTTGAAACGCAGGAGATGCAAAATTCCATAGGGGTACAAAATTTACGCTATGAATTTAAGAAGGGCGGCTGCAAGAGTTTAGGTAAAGGTAAATATGGCACCGTTGAAGCATATTGGGACACAACAGTGAACCCACTCACGGCTGATTTATCAAGCACATCGGCTCAGGTTGGAGGATTTGCTGGTGCAAGCATTATTAATAACGGCAATAGTACAGTCACATTCACTATCACAAACGTAGCCGGCACTTATTCATTCTTTTTGCATGCGGTTCCAAATAGAACAAGCAACACTGGAGCAATGAGAAGTATTACACAAACATTCCAGTGGACAGAGCCTGCAAATAACTGTGGCTGCAAGTGA